From one Amycolatopsis sp. FDAARGOS 1241 genomic stretch:
- a CDS encoding DUF3558 domain-containing protein — MRTRSVFALLVVGLSVLAASACGGSTGGQAAQASQSPSPTEPMLAPKVSQPITNTARYETDPCAAATTAEIEQLGGAVQGTNVYDSVPGKTCQWNFAGATGNIAGTFVTGNKKGLNNLYLENKAGHLTTFKPAPPVAGYPAVIYSQGDEAPGTCAIAVGVRDDLTYTVITHLFDGNPGMSDPCKMATQMSALVINRLKAS; from the coding sequence ATGCGAACCCGAAGCGTTTTTGCGCTGCTAGTCGTCGGACTTTCGGTGCTGGCCGCCTCGGCGTGCGGTGGATCGACCGGCGGGCAGGCCGCCCAAGCTTCGCAGTCACCATCGCCTACGGAACCGATGCTGGCGCCCAAGGTTTCGCAGCCCATCACGAACACCGCTCGGTACGAGACAGATCCTTGCGCGGCCGCCACTACCGCTGAAATCGAGCAGCTGGGCGGAGCGGTCCAGGGCACGAATGTCTACGACTCTGTACCCGGTAAGACCTGCCAGTGGAACTTTGCCGGCGCCACAGGAAATATCGCCGGGACGTTTGTAACTGGCAACAAGAAGGGTCTGAACAACCTCTACCTCGAGAACAAAGCAGGACACCTGACAACATTCAAACCCGCCCCTCCCGTTGCGGGCTATCCAGCTGTCATCTACAGCCAAGGCGACGAGGCACCGGGCACTTGCGCCATAGCCGTGGGTGTGCGGGACGACCTGACTTACACGGTGATCACTCACCTTTTCGACGGCAACCCCGGAATGTCTGATCCCTGCAAAATGGCCACCCAGATGAGCGCACTCGTCATCAATCGATTGAAGGCGAGCTGA
- a CDS encoding M20/M25/M40 family metallo-hydrolase, with translation MACVEQKSVRETVVSTWINDVVPSLSGLVAIPALSPAFDADWAASGHLDAAVEHVKTWIAGRDLPGVTLEVVRLEGRSPLLFVDVPATAGAADKPTVLMYGHLDKQPPVGGWSEGLGPWTPVIRDGRLYGRGSVDDGYSGYAAVAALEAVRAGGGEHARSVVLLETGEESGSPDLPAYVEHLSERLGEVGLVVCLDAGGMDYERLWLTTSLRGMLHLTVTVQLLATAQHSGLASGVVASSFRVLRQLLERIESGETGEIKLAELNVGVPESRLAEIKAVAEVAPDGLRTAFPLVSGGRTMSEDALELLLNNYWRPTLSIIGADGFPLPADAGNVLRQSTTLTLSFRLPPTAEAAPALEAVKRALTTDVPYGASVTIHDDAQAENGWNAPEEAPWLTAALRRVSDEVFGRPHRAAGMGGSIPFMGLLGEKYPRAQFLVTGACGADSNIHVPDEWLNLDYAQQVTEAVAHVLDAHARS, from the coding sequence ATGGCCTGCGTGGAACAGAAATCCGTACGTGAAACCGTGGTCTCGACGTGGATCAACGACGTCGTGCCGAGCCTGTCCGGTCTCGTCGCGATCCCGGCGTTGTCCCCGGCGTTCGACGCGGACTGGGCCGCGAGCGGCCACCTCGACGCCGCCGTCGAGCACGTGAAGACGTGGATCGCTGGGCGGGACCTGCCGGGCGTGACACTGGAGGTCGTGCGGCTCGAGGGCCGTTCGCCGCTGCTGTTCGTCGACGTGCCCGCGACCGCGGGCGCCGCGGACAAGCCGACCGTGCTGATGTACGGCCACCTCGACAAGCAGCCGCCGGTCGGCGGCTGGTCCGAGGGGCTGGGCCCCTGGACGCCCGTGATCCGCGACGGCCGCCTCTACGGCCGCGGCTCCGTCGACGACGGCTACTCCGGCTACGCGGCCGTCGCCGCGCTCGAAGCCGTGCGGGCGGGGGGCGGTGAGCACGCGCGCTCCGTGGTGCTCCTGGAGACGGGTGAGGAGTCGGGCAGCCCCGACCTGCCCGCGTACGTCGAGCACCTCAGCGAACGCCTCGGCGAGGTCGGCCTCGTCGTCTGCCTCGACGCGGGCGGCATGGACTACGAGCGCCTGTGGCTCACCACGAGCCTGCGCGGCATGCTGCACCTGACCGTCACGGTGCAGCTGCTCGCGACGGCGCAGCACTCCGGCCTGGCCAGCGGCGTGGTCGCGAGCTCGTTCCGCGTGCTGCGGCAGCTGCTGGAGCGCATCGAAAGCGGCGAGACGGGCGAGATCAAGCTCGCGGAGCTCAACGTCGGGGTGCCCGAGAGCCGGCTGGCGGAGATCAAGGCCGTCGCCGAAGTGGCGCCCGACGGTCTGCGCACAGCGTTCCCGCTGGTCAGCGGCGGTCGGACGATGTCGGAAGACGCGTTGGAGCTGCTGCTCAACAACTACTGGCGGCCCACGTTGTCGATCATCGGCGCGGACGGTTTCCCGCTGCCGGCCGACGCCGGCAACGTGCTGCGCCAGAGCACCACGCTCACGCTGAGCTTCCGCCTGCCGCCGACGGCCGAGGCCGCACCGGCGCTCGAAGCGGTCAAGCGGGCGCTGACGACCGACGTCCCGTACGGCGCCTCGGTGACCATCCACGACGACGCGCAGGCCGAGAACGGCTGGAACGCGCCGGAGGAAGCCCCGTGGCTCACCGCCGCGCTGCGCCGCGTCAGCGACGAGGTCTTCGGCCGGCCCCACCGTGCCGCCGGCATGGGCGGGTCGATCCCGTTCATGGGCCTGTTGGGCGAGAAGTACCCGCGGGCGCAGTTCCTCGTGACGGGAGCGTGCGGCGCGGACTCGAACATCCACGTGCCCGACGAGTGGCTGAACCTGGACTACGCGCAGCAGGTGACCGAAGCCGTCGCGCACGTGCTGGACGCGCACGCGCGCAGTTGA
- a CDS encoding alpha-ketoacid dehydrogenase subunit beta — protein MTDLQKLTIGKALNLGLRRAMEEDPKVLIMGEDVGKLGGVFRITDGLQKDFGEQRVLDTPLAESGIIGTAVGLAVRGFRPVCEIQFEGFIFPGFDQISSQLAKLHYRTQGKVKMPVVIRVPFGGGIGAVEHHSESPESLFSHIAGLKVVSVSNAADAYWGIQEAIRSDDPILFFEPKKLYHSGALKMEVDTDTSPGPVFGSRVVREGTTATVVAYGPSVKVALDAAAAAADEGRSLEVIDLRTLSPLDLGPVFESVRKTGRLIAVSEAPSESSLTSEIAARVQQECFYSLEAPVLRVTGFDTPYPPAKLEEHYLPDLDRVLHAVDRSLAW, from the coding sequence ATGACCGACTTGCAGAAGCTCACGATCGGCAAGGCGCTCAACCTCGGCCTGCGCCGCGCGATGGAAGAGGACCCGAAGGTCCTGATCATGGGTGAGGACGTCGGCAAGCTCGGCGGCGTCTTCCGCATCACCGACGGCCTGCAGAAGGACTTCGGTGAGCAGCGCGTGCTCGACACGCCGCTGGCCGAGTCGGGCATCATCGGCACCGCGGTGGGCCTGGCCGTGCGCGGGTTCCGGCCCGTGTGCGAGATCCAGTTCGAGGGCTTCATCTTCCCCGGGTTCGACCAGATCTCGTCGCAGCTGGCGAAGCTGCACTACCGCACGCAGGGCAAGGTCAAGATGCCCGTGGTGATCCGCGTGCCGTTCGGCGGCGGGATCGGCGCCGTGGAGCACCACTCGGAGTCGCCCGAGTCGCTGTTTTCGCACATCGCCGGCCTGAAGGTCGTTTCGGTGTCCAACGCGGCCGACGCGTACTGGGGCATCCAGGAGGCCATCCGTTCCGACGACCCGATCCTCTTCTTCGAGCCCAAGAAGCTGTACCACTCGGGCGCGCTGAAGATGGAGGTCGACACCGACACGTCGCCGGGACCCGTGTTCGGCTCGCGCGTGGTGCGCGAAGGGACCACCGCGACCGTCGTCGCCTACGGTCCGTCGGTGAAGGTGGCGCTCGACGCCGCCGCGGCGGCCGCGGACGAGGGCCGCTCGCTCGAGGTCATCGACCTGCGCACGCTCTCGCCGCTCGACCTCGGGCCTGTTTTCGAGTCGGTGCGCAAGACGGGCCGGCTGATCGCCGTGAGCGAGGCGCCGTCCGAATCGTCGCTGACGTCGGAGATCGCGGCCCGGGTCCAGCAGGAGTGCTTCTACTCGCTGGAGGCCCCCGTCCTGCGCGTGACCGGGTTCGACACGCCGTACCCGCCCGCCAAGCTCGAGGAGCACTACCTCCCCGACCTGGACCGGGTGCTGCACGCCGTCGACCGTTCACTCGCCTGGTAA
- the pdhA gene encoding pyruvate dehydrogenase (acetyl-transferring) E1 component subunit alpha: protein MPSEQWTHPEPGDGPAAVAAKPSPEQVIAGLRATSEGGAELTQLLTPEGQRVPSPQFDKYVEDVDDEALRNLYRDMVLVRRADREANAMQRQGQLGIWVPLLGQEAAQIGSGRALKPTDMAFPSYREHGVAYTRGVDLRELLGIFRCTDHGGWDFKETRFHPYTIVIGNQVLNATGYAMGQKFEGRVGDDDGEATIVYFGDGATSQGDVHEGFVWSAVYDAPLVFFCQNNQWAISEPTERQSRLPLYQRARGYGFPGIRVDGNDVLACLAVTRWALEECRHGNGPVLIEAFTYRMDAHTTTDDPTRYRLSDELEEWKLKDPIERVRAYLARGGGANQQFFDGVQAEADEFAAQLREYTFNMPEPPPERIFANVYAEPSPALDAEREEFLSYLDGFATAGEH from the coding sequence ATGCCGTCCGAACAGTGGACGCACCCCGAACCTGGAGACGGGCCCGCCGCCGTAGCGGCCAAGCCCTCACCCGAGCAGGTGATCGCGGGTTTGCGAGCAACGAGCGAAGGTGGCGCCGAGCTGACTCAGCTGCTCACCCCCGAAGGGCAGCGGGTTCCATCGCCGCAGTTCGACAAGTACGTCGAGGACGTCGACGACGAAGCCCTGCGCAACCTCTACCGCGACATGGTGCTGGTGCGCCGCGCCGACCGCGAGGCCAACGCGATGCAGCGCCAGGGCCAGCTGGGCATCTGGGTGCCGCTGCTGGGCCAGGAGGCCGCGCAGATCGGCTCCGGCCGCGCGCTGAAGCCCACCGACATGGCGTTCCCGAGCTACCGCGAGCACGGTGTCGCGTACACCCGTGGCGTGGACCTGCGTGAGCTGCTCGGCATCTTCCGGTGCACGGACCACGGCGGCTGGGACTTCAAGGAAACCCGCTTCCACCCGTACACGATCGTCATCGGCAACCAGGTCCTCAACGCCACGGGCTACGCCATGGGGCAGAAGTTCGAGGGCAGGGTCGGTGACGACGACGGCGAAGCCACGATTGTCTACTTCGGTGACGGCGCCACCTCGCAGGGCGACGTGCACGAGGGTTTCGTGTGGTCGGCGGTCTACGACGCCCCGCTCGTCTTCTTCTGCCAGAACAACCAGTGGGCCATCTCCGAGCCGACCGAACGCCAGTCGCGCCTGCCGCTGTACCAGCGCGCCCGCGGCTACGGCTTCCCCGGCATCCGCGTCGACGGCAACGACGTGCTCGCCTGCCTCGCGGTCACGCGCTGGGCGCTCGAGGAGTGCCGCCACGGCAACGGTCCCGTGCTGATCGAGGCGTTCACCTACCGGATGGACGCCCACACCACCACCGACGACCCCACCCGCTACCGGCTGTCCGACGAGCTGGAGGAGTGGAAGCTCAAAGACCCGATCGAGCGCGTGCGCGCCTACCTCGCGCGCGGCGGCGGGGCGAACCAGCAGTTCTTCGACGGGGTGCAGGCCGAAGCCGACGAGTTCGCGGCTCAGCTGCGCGAGTACACGTTCAACATGCCGGAGCCGCCGCCCGAGCGGATCTTCGCGAACGTGTATGCAGAGCCTTCTCCCGCGCTCGACGCGGAGCGGGAAGAGTTCCTGTCCTACTTGGACGGTTTCGCGACGGCAGGTGAGCACTGA
- a CDS encoding amino acid ABC transporter ATP-binding protein, producing MTAVVSAQKICKSFGSLDVLKGIDLEVHEREVLCLIGPSGSGKSTLLRCINHLEKIDAGRLYVDGVLVGYKQRGDKLHELREKEVAFQRKDIGMVFQRFNLFPHMTALENVMEAPIQVRGERKSDVRTRALDLLDRVGLADKAASYPAQLSGGQQQRVAIARALAMQPKLMLFDEPTSALDPELVGDVLGVMRQLAKDGMTMVVVTHEMQFAREVADKVLFMDGGVVVEAGPPDQVIGNPHHERTKAFLARVLSPNA from the coding sequence ATGACCGCGGTCGTTTCCGCGCAGAAGATCTGCAAGAGCTTCGGTTCGCTGGACGTGCTCAAAGGCATCGACCTCGAGGTCCACGAACGTGAGGTGCTGTGCCTCATCGGCCCGTCCGGCTCCGGCAAGTCGACCCTGCTCCGCTGCATCAACCACCTGGAAAAGATCGACGCCGGGCGGTTGTACGTGGACGGCGTCCTCGTCGGTTACAAGCAACGGGGCGACAAACTCCACGAGCTGCGGGAGAAAGAGGTCGCGTTCCAGCGCAAGGACATCGGCATGGTGTTCCAGCGCTTCAACCTCTTCCCCCACATGACCGCGCTCGAGAACGTCATGGAAGCCCCGATCCAGGTCCGCGGCGAACGCAAATCCGACGTCCGCACGCGCGCCCTGGATCTTCTGGACCGCGTTGGCCTGGCTGACAAAGCGGCCTCCTACCCGGCGCAACTCTCCGGCGGCCAGCAACAACGCGTCGCCATCGCCCGGGCGCTGGCCATGCAGCCCAAGCTGATGCTCTTCGACGAACCCACGTCCGCCCTGGACCCCGAACTCGTCGGCGACGTCCTGGGCGTCATGCGCCAACTGGCGAAAGACGGCATGACCATGGTCGTGGTCACCCATGAAATGCAATTCGCCCGCGAGGTCGCCGACAAGGTCCTCTTCATGGACGGCGGCGTCGTCGTGGAGGCCGGCCCGCCCGACCAGGTCATCGGCAACCCACACCACGAGCGGACGAAGGCGTTCCTGGCCCGCGTCCTGAGCCCGAACGCTTGA
- a CDS encoding oxidoreductase, with product MRGHVPTDTTWPPLDPFAGVPDKRYEVKAADLLKPGSAGILRWRRQATNAPIVQVEDAYITGTFDLRAADIGYLFRFERCRFESPPDVREANVLGLVFRKCWLPGLKARNLRSRNDVRLIRSVVEVGPEDSEIPETTIMRGDDRERGMPNAAVNLTDAVVEGSVVLTRTTIKHPHGKAIQADRLVITGALLAYRMVARGEVRVPGMRTGGNVNFSGATFDNPDGFALNGNGLHIGGSLLCEVDNYGPAAERKRFSAKGIVYLPSATVDSDIVLREAHLAVNQNGPVAVDAWKSNDPYLDPRPALVADRLKVDGNLELSDGLRAFGTLRMVNARIGGSLRLAGAEIKMVRGRAAPYYDRALHLDGSTIGGDVEATSLRVPVGQLRMADVQIGGNFLAWNSMFLHPGRDVFSARRAKIAGNFQLTDATLEGTLRLQGVEVGGSVNLFGTKLTEPGQRSTSSFSLDVRTARIGRDLVLTENKDRAFVAEGGVNLDGAQIARRLEFGGAQLGSLPAHGIALDASDVTADEFLLGLRTPPAGRVVLRRAHCGTLGDTEEFWAARDGIELDDFRYDALKRGIALDDDAALDHRIALLRKAMRGYRPGPYDQLAATLRAAGNEEHASTVGLRKQEFRYDALAKGFKIFGPGVRLWSFLQRSMVGYGYRPVRALGWLLTLLVLGSLWFGLGSDDCVQNPGRYAVSGPRCLVNQQDTGLQWNPVIYTADLLVPIVDFGNKSRWYMHGVDNWVAAGFTVSGWILATTVAAGFGRMVRRDG from the coding sequence ATGAGGGGGCACGTGCCGACCGACACGACGTGGCCGCCGCTGGATCCGTTCGCCGGGGTGCCCGACAAGAGGTACGAAGTCAAGGCCGCGGATCTGCTCAAGCCCGGCTCGGCCGGGATCCTGCGGTGGCGCCGGCAGGCCACGAACGCGCCGATCGTGCAGGTGGAGGACGCCTACATCACCGGGACGTTCGACCTCAGGGCCGCGGACATCGGGTACCTGTTCCGGTTCGAACGCTGTCGGTTCGAGAGCCCGCCGGACGTGCGGGAGGCGAACGTCCTCGGCCTGGTCTTCCGGAAGTGCTGGCTGCCCGGGCTGAAGGCGCGCAACCTCAGGAGCCGCAACGACGTGCGGCTGATCCGCAGCGTCGTGGAGGTCGGGCCGGAGGACAGCGAGATCCCCGAGACGACCATCATGCGCGGCGACGACCGCGAGCGCGGCATGCCCAACGCCGCCGTCAACCTGACCGACGCCGTGGTGGAAGGGTCGGTCGTGCTGACGCGCACGACGATCAAGCACCCCCACGGCAAGGCGATCCAGGCCGACCGCCTCGTGATCACCGGCGCGCTGCTCGCGTACCGCATGGTGGCGCGCGGCGAGGTGCGCGTGCCGGGCATGCGCACGGGCGGCAACGTGAACTTCTCCGGCGCCACGTTCGACAACCCGGACGGCTTCGCGCTCAACGGCAACGGCCTCCACATCGGCGGGAGCCTGCTGTGCGAAGTGGACAACTACGGCCCGGCCGCCGAGCGGAAGCGGTTCTCCGCCAAGGGGATCGTGTACCTGCCGAGCGCCACTGTGGACAGTGACATCGTGCTGCGCGAGGCCCACCTGGCCGTGAACCAGAACGGTCCGGTGGCCGTGGACGCGTGGAAGTCCAACGATCCGTACCTCGACCCGCGGCCGGCGCTCGTCGCCGATCGGCTGAAGGTGGACGGCAACCTGGAGCTGTCCGACGGGCTGCGGGCGTTCGGCACGCTGCGCATGGTCAACGCTCGCATCGGCGGCTCGCTGCGCCTCGCCGGCGCGGAGATCAAGATGGTGCGCGGCCGCGCGGCGCCGTACTACGACCGCGCGCTGCACCTGGACGGGTCGACGATCGGCGGGGACGTCGAGGCCACCAGCCTGCGCGTGCCCGTGGGCCAGCTGCGCATGGCGGACGTGCAGATCGGTGGCAACTTCCTCGCGTGGAACTCGATGTTCCTGCATCCCGGCCGAGACGTCTTCTCCGCGCGGCGCGCCAAGATCGCCGGCAACTTCCAGCTCACCGACGCGACGCTGGAGGGCACGCTGCGCCTGCAGGGCGTCGAGGTGGGCGGCAGCGTGAACCTGTTCGGCACGAAGCTGACGGAGCCGGGGCAGCGCAGCACGTCCAGCTTCTCGCTCGACGTCCGGACCGCGCGCATCGGCCGCGACCTGGTGCTGACGGAGAACAAGGACCGCGCGTTCGTCGCCGAGGGCGGCGTCAACCTGGACGGCGCGCAGATCGCGCGGCGGCTCGAGTTCGGCGGCGCCCAGCTCGGTTCGCTTCCGGCGCACGGGATCGCGCTCGACGCGAGCGACGTGACCGCCGACGAGTTCCTGCTCGGCCTGCGCACGCCGCCCGCCGGGCGCGTCGTCCTGCGCCGCGCGCACTGCGGGACGCTCGGCGACACCGAGGAGTTCTGGGCGGCGCGCGACGGCATCGAGCTCGACGACTTCCGCTACGACGCACTGAAACGCGGCATCGCCCTCGACGACGACGCCGCGCTCGACCACCGCATCGCCCTGCTGCGCAAGGCGATGCGCGGCTACCGACCCGGCCCGTACGACCAGCTCGCGGCGACACTGCGCGCGGCCGGCAACGAGGAACACGCGTCGACAGTCGGGTTGCGCAAGCAGGAGTTCCGCTACGACGCGCTGGCCAAGGGCTTCAAGATCTTCGGCCCGGGCGTGCGGTTGTGGAGCTTCCTGCAACGTTCGATGGTCGGCTACGGCTACCGCCCGGTGCGCGCGCTGGGCTGGCTGCTGACGCTGCTGGTGCTCGGCAGCCTGTGGTTCGGCCTCGGCAGCGACGACTGCGTGCAGAACCCCGGCCGCTACGCCGTCAGCGGGCCGCGCTGCCTGGTGAACCAGCAGGACACGGGCCTGCAGTGGAACCCGGTGATCTACACGGCCGACCTGCTGGTGCCGATCGTGGACTTCGGCAACAAGTCCCGCTGGTACATGCACGGCGTCGACAACTGGGTCGCCGCCGGCTTCACCGTCTCCGGCTGGATCCTCGCCACGAC
- a CDS encoding ESX secretion-associated protein EspG, which yields MLRKPVELSLQTYEVLLERLNLGDIHPTLVRGALWYSPDERKQLAAETDAELNQRGLLRSGRLDDDFVEVLQLLQRPGVEYYSWVKSDKGERTVRTAASGRDAVSVVAVNQVLYVAPVSAEALAREFALLLPEAPPARIASLNCSDADLNAIKSGEIPSATSPSIRDAKQVLQWIRAPKTYFGRLYVAVRDGRGKRLRNENPPGWIDTEQGRILFGVDKSGWISLSGAGPQDIVNKVQQIEKELRSGR from the coding sequence GTGCTGCGCAAGCCGGTGGAGCTGAGCCTGCAGACCTACGAGGTGTTGCTCGAGCGGCTCAACCTCGGGGACATCCACCCGACGCTCGTGCGGGGCGCGTTGTGGTACTCGCCGGACGAGCGGAAGCAGCTGGCGGCCGAGACGGACGCGGAGCTGAACCAGCGGGGGCTGCTGCGCAGCGGGCGGCTCGACGACGACTTCGTCGAGGTCCTGCAGCTGCTGCAACGCCCCGGCGTCGAGTACTACTCGTGGGTGAAGTCCGACAAGGGCGAACGCACCGTCCGCACCGCGGCGAGTGGGCGAGATGCGGTGAGCGTGGTGGCGGTCAACCAGGTGCTCTACGTCGCGCCGGTGTCCGCGGAGGCGCTGGCGCGGGAGTTCGCGTTGCTGCTGCCCGAGGCGCCACCCGCGCGGATCGCGTCGTTGAACTGCTCTGACGCGGACTTGAACGCCATCAAGAGCGGCGAAATCCCGAGTGCCACGAGCCCGAGCATCCGCGACGCGAAGCAGGTCCTGCAGTGGATCAGGGCGCCGAAGACGTACTTCGGCCGCCTGTACGTCGCGGTGCGGGACGGGCGGGGAAAGCGCTTGCGCAACGAAAATCCGCCCGGGTGGATCGACACCGAGCAGGGCCGGATCCTGTTCGGGGTGGACAAGTCGGGGTGGATCAGCCTGTCCGGGGCGGGGCCGCAGGACATCGTGAACAAGGTTCAGCAGATCGAGAAGGAACTGCGCAGCGGGCGCTGA
- a CDS encoding amino acid ABC transporter permease — protein MSSDFDAPPKVEAPVDTTPIKAVPVRHYGRWVAGVIILFLAFLVVRSLITNPNFQWPVVWDYLFNDRILRGLTNTLILTGISMVIGIIGGILLAVMRLSPNPLMKSAAGIYIWLFRGTPLITQLLVWNFLAFAYPRIGLGVPFGPEFVSWDTNTLISQFTASLLGLGLNEAAYMAEIVRGGIQSVDSGQLEAASALGMSRGKTLRRIILPQAMRVIIPPTGNETISMLKTTSLVVAIGYTELTVAAQTIYAQNFKTVPLLLVAVIWYLIMTSILTIIQFFIERYFSRGTGRTGAPAQTWRNRLFSRGGGNVT, from the coding sequence GTGTCCAGTGACTTCGACGCGCCTCCGAAGGTGGAGGCGCCGGTCGACACCACGCCCATCAAGGCCGTCCCGGTGCGCCACTACGGGCGCTGGGTGGCCGGGGTGATCATCCTGTTCCTGGCGTTCCTGGTCGTTCGCAGCCTGATCACCAACCCGAACTTCCAGTGGCCCGTCGTCTGGGACTACCTGTTCAACGACCGGATCCTGCGAGGTCTGACCAACACGTTGATCCTCACCGGGATCTCGATGGTCATCGGCATCATCGGCGGCATCCTGCTCGCTGTGATGCGGCTGTCGCCGAACCCGTTGATGAAGAGCGCGGCCGGGATCTACATCTGGCTGTTCCGCGGCACGCCGCTGATCACCCAGCTGCTGGTGTGGAACTTCCTGGCGTTCGCGTACCCGCGGATCGGGCTCGGGGTGCCGTTCGGCCCCGAGTTCGTCTCGTGGGACACGAACACCCTCATCAGCCAGTTCACCGCGTCGCTGCTGGGCCTCGGGCTCAACGAGGCCGCGTACATGGCCGAAATCGTGCGCGGCGGCATCCAGTCCGTTGACAGTGGACAGTTGGAGGCCGCGTCGGCACTGGGCATGAGCCGAGGCAAGACGTTGCGCCGGATCATCCTCCCGCAGGCGATGCGCGTGATCATCCCGCCGACCGGCAACGAGACGATTTCCATGCTGAAGACCACGTCCCTGGTCGTGGCGATCGGCTACACGGAACTGACGGTGGCGGCGCAGACGATTTACGCGCAGAACTTCAAGACCGTGCCGCTGTTGCTCGTCGCCGTGATCTGGTACTTGATCATGACGTCGATCCTCACGATCATCCAGTTCTTCATCGAGCGCTACTTCTCCCGCGGCACAGGACGAACCGGCGCCCCGGCGCAGACGTGGCGAAATCGCTTGTTCAGCAGGGGCGGAGGCAACGTCACATGA
- a CDS encoding ABC transporter substrate-binding protein: MKALALLPAFALVGLTVACGAGGSGAGDAGSGNSPSAAAPGGSSDIPAAAKDDKLAAMVPASITADGKILVGQDQSYPPNEFQDEGGKVTGFDVDLGTAIGQKLGLKMEFQNSAFDGIIPGIQAGKYELAMSSFSINPERLQTVDMVSYYKAGTSLAVLKGNPDGLNLDDLCGKKMGVQKGTTQVDDLQKRSEDCTKAGKPAIDVTQLQAQTDVNLALTAKRVQGELADSPVIDYAVKQTGGQLEVLGAPYDTAPYGIVLKKDSGDYTKAVQQAVQALIDDGTYKKILDKWGLSGAGAVTTSEINPAS; the protein is encoded by the coding sequence ATGAAGGCACTCGCCCTTCTCCCGGCTTTCGCGCTGGTCGGCCTGACCGTGGCCTGTGGCGCGGGCGGAAGTGGCGCCGGTGACGCGGGGAGCGGCAACAGCCCTTCCGCGGCGGCACCCGGAGGCTCGTCGGACATCCCGGCGGCCGCCAAGGACGACAAGCTCGCGGCGATGGTGCCGGCGTCGATCACGGCGGACGGCAAGATCCTGGTCGGTCAGGACCAGAGCTACCCGCCGAATGAGTTCCAGGACGAGGGCGGCAAGGTCACCGGGTTCGACGTCGACCTCGGCACCGCGATCGGCCAGAAGCTCGGCCTGAAGATGGAGTTCCAGAACTCCGCGTTCGACGGCATCATCCCCGGCATCCAGGCCGGCAAGTACGAGCTCGCGATGTCCTCGTTCAGCATCAACCCCGAGCGGCTCCAGACCGTCGACATGGTCAGCTACTACAAGGCCGGCACCTCGCTGGCCGTCCTCAAGGGCAACCCGGACGGGCTGAACCTCGACGACCTCTGCGGCAAGAAGATGGGCGTGCAGAAGGGCACCACGCAGGTCGACGACCTGCAGAAACGTTCCGAGGACTGCACCAAGGCCGGCAAGCCCGCCATCGACGTCACCCAGCTGCAGGCCCAGACCGACGTGAACCTGGCGCTCACCGCCAAGCGCGTGCAGGGCGAGCTGGCCGACTCCCCGGTGATCGACTACGCCGTGAAGCAGACCGGCGGGCAGCTCGAGGTCCTCGGCGCGCCCTACGACACGGCTCCCTACGGCATCGTGCTCAAGAAGGACAGCGGCGACTACACGAAGGCCGTGCAGCAGGCCGTGCAGGCGCTGATCGACGACGGCACCTACAAGAAGATCCTCGACAAGTGGGGCCTGTCCGGTGCGGGCGCGGTGACCACGTCGGAGATCAACCCGGCGTCCTGA